TGACGTACCCGAAGCCGATGCCCGCCTCCGCGTCGGCGAAGGCCAGCGAACCGCCGCGTCCCGGGTGCCCGAAGGAGGCCGGGGACAGCAGCGGGGAGGCCGGACCGTGCAGCATGTAGCCGGGGCCGAAGCGGGTGTTGACGACGAGTACCCGGTCCGGTCCCGAGGACAGTTCCGAGGACGCCAGGGCCGCGGTCTCGGGGGTGAAGAGGCGGGATCCGTCCTCGGTGTCGCCCAGCAGCGCGGCGTAGAAGCCGGCCAGGGCCCGGGCGGTGCCGATGCCGGCCGAGGCGGGCAGTTCGGCGGCCCGGTAGGCGGGGTCGTTCTCGTCGGGCAGGGGGTCGATGGCCGCGAAGGCGCGTCGGGTCGGCGAGTGCGGGTCGGCGTAGGCCTCCGAAACGTTTCTGCGCGGCCGGGTGCGCAGCGCTCCCGCCGACGCCGGCGGCTCCACCGGTCCGACCCTGCCGACCCGTCCCGCCTCGGCGTCGGGCAGCCCGATCCAGAAGTCCAGTCCCAGCGGGCCCGTGACCTCCCGCGCGAGCCACTGCCCCACCGACATCCCGGTCACCCGGAGCACCAGTTCCGACAGCAGCCAGCTGTACGTCTGCGCGTGGTAGCCGTGGTCCGTGCCGGGCTGCCAGAAGGCGGTCTGTTCGGCGACGGCCCGCGGCCCGCTCTCGCCGTCCGCCGCCTGGGCCGGCGTCAACGGTCGGTCCAGCGCCGGGACGCCCGCACGGTGTGCCAGCAGGTCGCGGACCCGTGCCCGCTCCTTGCCGCCCGCCTTGAACTCCGGCCAGTGGGCTCCGACCGGCGCGTCCAGGTCCAGCAGCCCCCGCTGGTGGAGAAGCAGCGGGACGGCCGCGGCGACGCCCTTGGTGGCCGAGCGCACGACCTGCGCCGTGTCCGCGGTCCAGGGCGCGCCGCCGCCCGAGCCATCGGCCCCGCCGCCCGAGCCATCGGCTCCGGCGCCCGAGCCATCGGTCCCGGCGCCCGGTCCGCCGGTCGCGGATCCGCCCGGGCCCCGGGGGTCGCCGCCGTCCACGTCCTTCGTGCCGGCCCACAGGTCCACGACCTTGCGGCCGTCGCGGTACACGGCCACGGCCGCGCCCCGGTCCCCGAGCACCTCGAAGTTGCGCGCGAACGCGTCCCGGACGGCCTCGAAGCCCTCCGTCACCTCACCATGGATCTCCACGACGGTTCCAACAACCGACCGCGGGCGCTTATGCCGCCGGGGCCGGGGTCCCGGGGCCCGGCGCGGCGGTCGTCGGCGTCGGCGTCGGCGGTGTCACCGAACGCGGATCGAAGCCGAAGGGGAGTTCCAGCCGGTGGGCGCCCATCAGTTCCTCGTCGCACAGCAGGTCCTGCGTCCGCCCGTCGGCGGTGATGACCCCGTCGCTGAGGATCACCGCGCGCGGGCACAGTTCCAGCGCGTACGGCAGGTCGTGCGTGACCATGAGCACCGTCACGTCCAGCGAGCGCAGGATGTCGGCCAGCTCGCGCCGCGAGGCGGGGTCGAGGTTGGAGGAGGGCTCGTCCAGGACCAGGATCTCGGGCCGCATCGCCAGTACGGTGGCCACCGCCACCCGTCGGCGTTGACCGAAGGACAGGTGGTGCGGCGGCCGGTCCGCGAAGGCGGCCATGCCGACCTGTTCCAGCGCCTCCCGGACCCGCCGCTCCAGTTCCGCGCCCCGCATGCCGGCGGCGGCGGGGCCGAAGGCCACGTCCTCGCGCACGGTGGGCATGAACAACTGGTCGTCGGGGTCCTGGAAGACGATGCCGACCCGGCGGCGGATCTCGGCGAAGTTCCGCTTCTCCACGGGCAGCCCGGCCACGGTCACGGTGCCGACCCCGCCGGCGAGGATGCCGTTGAGGTGCAGGACGAGCGTGGTCTTCCCCGCGCCGTTGGGGCCGAGGAGGGCGACGCGTTCCCCCTGCCCGACGGTCAGGTTCACGCCGAAGAGGGCCTGGTGTCCGTCCGGGTAGGCGTAGGCGAGGCCGGAGACGTCCAGCGAGGGCGGTACGGGGGTCGAGGGGGCGTTCACGGCGTCCATCCCATCACGTCCACGGTGTCCATCCCACCCGGCACGTCCACCCCACCCGGCACGTCCATCACGTCCACGGCATCCACCTCACCCATCCCACCCATCCCACCCATCACGTTCACAGCGTCCACCCCGTCAGGCAGACGGCGAGCGCCGCCAGCGGGAGCACGGCCGCGTACGCCCACTGGGCGCGCGTGGCCGCGACGTCGTCGATCACCGGCATCGAGCCGGAGTAGCCGCGGCTGACCATCGCGAGGTACACGCGCTCGCCGCGCTCGTAGGAACGGATGAAGAGCGCTCCGGCCGTCTTGGCCAGCACCCCCCAGTGCCGGATCCCGCGCGCCTCGAACCCGCGCGAGCGGCGGGCGATCGACATCCGGCGGAGTTCGCCGCCGATCACATCGCCGTACCGGATCATGAAGGAGGCGATCTGGACCAGCAGTGGCGGCAGTTTCAGCCGCTGGAGGCCGAGGAGCAGCGCCCGCAGTTCGGTCGTCGAGGCGAGCAGGACGGAGGCGGCCACGCCGAGGGTGCCCTTGGCGAGCACGTTCCAGGCGCCCCACAGGCCGGAGACGCTCAGCGACATGCCGAGCACCTCGACCCGCTCGCCCTCCGCCACGAAGGGCATGAGTACGGCGAAGGCGACGAACGGCACCTCGATCAGCAGCCGGCGCAGCACGAAGGCGGCCGGGATCCGGGCGACGGCCGTGACCGCCGCGAGCAGGAGGGCGTACAGGCCGAAGGCCCACATCGCCTCCCGCGGTGTGGACACGACGACCAGCACGAACGCGAAGGTCGCGGCGAGCTTGCAGTGCGGCGGCAGGGCGTGGATGGGCGAGTGCCCGTGCCGGTAGAGCTTGTGGGTGTGGCCGGCCCCCATGTCAGGCGGTGGGCACTGCGGTGGAGGTGGCGGTCAGGTCCTCGGCGCGGCGGCGCCGGACCACCCAGAAGATGCCGGTGCCGACGACGACGGTCACGCCGACGCCGATGATCCCGGCGAGGCCGCCGGACAGTCGGGCGTCGCCGACGCCCTTGACGCTGTAGTCGGCGACGGGGGAGTTCGCGGAGGCGTGCTCCTCGACGTGGGCGTCGATGCCCTTGTCGGCGGCGACCTTCTCCAGCCCGTCGGGGCTGGCGGAGGCGTAGTAGGAGACGACACCGGCCAGCACGAGGGCGGTGGCCAGGCCGGTGATCCACACGGGCTTCGTGGACCGGGCGGCGGCGACGGGCGCCGGGGCGGCGGTCGGGGCGTCGACGAGTTCGCCGTCGACGCGCAGCTTCAGCGGCGTGGCCAGTCCGCGCGCGCCGTGGACCAGGTCGGGGCGGACGGCCAGGACGGCGCCCACGGTCGCGGCCGTGATGACGGCCTCGCCGATGCCGATGAGGACGTGTACGCCGACCATGGCGGTGAACACCTTGGCCACCGGGATGTCGGTCGTCCCTCCGACGGCGTAGATCGCGGTGAAGGCGGCGGCCGCGCCGGGCACCGAGAGCAGCGCTCCGAGGAAGGCGGCGGTGGTGATCGAGGCCCGGCCGGTCGGCAGCACCTTGACCAGGCCGCGGAAGATCGCGTAAGCGATCACCACGGTGACGACGCCCATGACGGTGATGTTCACGCCGAGGGCCGTCAGACCGCCGTCGGCGAAGAGGATGCCCTGCATGAGCAGGACCACGGACACGCAGAGCACGCCCGTGTAGGGGCCGACGAGGATCGCGGCGAGGGCCCCTCCCAGCAGGTGGCCGCTGGTGCCGGCGGCGACCGGGAAGTTGAGCATCTGCACGGCGAAGATGAAGGCGGCGACCAGGCCGGCGAGCGGTGCGGTGCGCTCGTCGAGCTCGCGGCGGGCGCCGCGGAGGCTGACCGCCACCGCGCCCGCGGCGGCGACGCCCGCGGCTATGGAGACGGGGGCGTCGATGAAGCCGTCGGGGACATGCATGTGTCTGCTCCGCTTCCTGCGGTAAGGCTCACGGCGGTAAGGCTCATGGCAGTGGGGCGCATGGGGGCTCGGGCCGGTGTTGCGCTGACAAAATCTTTAACCGTTCAAGAATAGTGCCCACTTGCAAACCATTGGCAAGAGCGTACGCGCCTCGAATAGTGGCGCGCGGATTCGCGGGAATGTGCGACGCTGGGGTCAATACAGACGCATATGTTCCGATTTGTAGGAGCCGTGTCGATGTCAGCGACCGCCGATGATCCCCGCGTGACCGAGGTGACCACCGCCGTGGAGGAGCGCGTCCGCGCCCGTGTGATCACGGACGATCCGCTCTACCGGGCGATTCCGGTCCTCCTGCGGTTCACCTCCGCCGAGCCGCTGGCGGTACGGATCGTCTTCCCCGCCGACCTGTCCCCCGAGGGCACGGACAACGAGTGGGTCTTCCCCCGCGCCCTCCTGGAGGCGGGCCTGACCGCCCCGACCGGGACCGGTGACGTACGGGTCTGGCCGTGCGGCCGGGTACAGGCGATCGTCGAGTTCCACTCCCCCGAGGGCGTCGCCGTGGTGCAGTTCGACCTCTCGGCGCTCCGTCGTTTCCTGCGCCGTACATACGCCCCAGCCCCCGCCGCGACGCCCGCCGTCGAGCCGGCCGGCGAGCACGCCACCCGTTAGGCCCAACGCCACCGCACCCACCGGCGGGCGCGAACGCGGCCGGCCCCGCACCCGGTGTTCGGGTGCGGGGCCGGCCTCTCGTACGCGACCGCGCCGGTCGGGCGCCGTCGGTCAGGCACTGAAGGTCAGGCACTGACGGTCAGATGTCGACGGTCAGACGCCGACAGTCAGGCGTTGACCAGCTCGCGGTCCTTGTCCGGACCGTCCGAGGAGCCGCCGGAGTCGCCGAGGTGCTTGCGCAGGCTCTCGCCCTCCACGTCCACGTTCGGCAGGAGCCGGTCGAGCCACTTCGGCAGCCACCAGGCCTTGTGGCCGAGCAGCGCCAGTACCGCCGGGACGATCGCCATGCGGACCACGAAGGCGTCGAAGAAGACGGCGACGGCCAGACCGAAGCCGATCATCTTGACCATCTGCTCACTGGCTCCGATGAAGCCCGCGAACACGGCGATCATGATGACGGCGGCGGCCACGACCACCCGCGCGCTGTACTGGAAGCCGGTCACGACGGCCTGGCCCGGCCGCTCGCCGTGGACGTACGCCTCCCGCATGCGGGTGACCAGGAACACCTCGTAGTCCATGGCCAGGCCGAAGACCACGCCCACCATGAAGATCGGCATCATCGACATGATCGGACCGGTCTGCTCCACCCCGAAGAGCGAGCCGAGCCAGCCCCACTGGAAGACCGCGACGACCGCGCCGAGGGCCGCGACGACCGACAGCAGGAAGCCGAGGGCCGCCTTGAGCGGGACCAGGATCGAGCGGAACACCAGCATCAGCAGCAGGAAGGCGAGGCCGACCACGAGCGCCAGGTAGGGCAGCA
This region of Streptomyces sp. NBC_00513 genomic DNA includes:
- a CDS encoding SsgA family sporulation/cell division regulator: MTEVTTAVEERVRARVITDDPLYRAIPVLLRFTSAEPLAVRIVFPADLSPEGTDNEWVFPRALLEAGLTAPTGTGDVRVWPCGRVQAIVEFHSPEGVAVVQFDLSALRRFLRRTYAPAPAATPAVEPAGEHATR
- a CDS encoding energy-coupling factor ABC transporter permease, encoding MHVPDGFIDAPVSIAAGVAAAGAVAVSLRGARRELDERTAPLAGLVAAFIFAVQMLNFPVAAGTSGHLLGGALAAILVGPYTGVLCVSVVLLMQGILFADGGLTALGVNITVMGVVTVVIAYAIFRGLVKVLPTGRASITTAAFLGALLSVPGAAAAFTAIYAVGGTTDIPVAKVFTAMVGVHVLIGIGEAVITAATVGAVLAVRPDLVHGARGLATPLKLRVDGELVDAPTAAPAPVAAARSTKPVWITGLATALVLAGVVSYYASASPDGLEKVAADKGIDAHVEEHASANSPVADYSVKGVGDARLSGGLAGIIGVGVTVVVGTGIFWVVRRRRAEDLTATSTAVPTA
- a CDS encoding energy-coupling factor ABC transporter ATP-binding protein, producing MDAVNAPSTPVPPSLDVSGLAYAYPDGHQALFGVNLTVGQGERVALLGPNGAGKTTLVLHLNGILAGGVGTVTVAGLPVEKRNFAEIRRRVGIVFQDPDDQLFMPTVREDVAFGPAAAGMRGAELERRVREALEQVGMAAFADRPPHHLSFGQRRRVAVATVLAMRPEILVLDEPSSNLDPASRRELADILRSLDVTVLMVTHDLPYALELCPRAVILSDGVITADGRTQDLLCDEELMGAHRLELPFGFDPRSVTPPTPTPTTAAPGPGTPAPAA
- a CDS encoding serine hydrolase domain-containing protein, producing MEIHGEVTEGFEAVRDAFARNFEVLGDRGAAVAVYRDGRKVVDLWAGTKDVDGGDPRGPGGSATGGPGAGTDGSGAGADGSGGGADGSGGGAPWTADTAQVVRSATKGVAAAVPLLLHQRGLLDLDAPVGAHWPEFKAGGKERARVRDLLAHRAGVPALDRPLTPAQAADGESGPRAVAEQTAFWQPGTDHGYHAQTYSWLLSELVLRVTGMSVGQWLAREVTGPLGLDFWIGLPDAEAGRVGRVGPVEPPASAGALRTRPRRNVSEAYADPHSPTRRAFAAIDPLPDENDPAYRAAELPASAGIGTARALAGFYAALLGDTEDGSRLFTPETAALASSELSSGPDRVLVVNTRFGPGYMLHGPASPLLSPASFGHPGRGGSLAFADAEAGIGFGYVTNSLAKSVTADPRAQALVRAVRASL
- the cbiQ gene encoding cobalt ECF transporter T component CbiQ, with the translated sequence MGAGHTHKLYRHGHSPIHALPPHCKLAATFAFVLVVVSTPREAMWAFGLYALLLAAVTAVARIPAAFVLRRLLIEVPFVAFAVLMPFVAEGERVEVLGMSLSVSGLWGAWNVLAKGTLGVAASVLLASTTELRALLLGLQRLKLPPLLVQIASFMIRYGDVIGGELRRMSIARRSRGFEARGIRHWGVLAKTAGALFIRSYERGERVYLAMVSRGYSGSMPVIDDVAATRAQWAYAAVLPLAALAVCLTGWTL